In the Pseudonocardia cypriaca genome, one interval contains:
- a CDS encoding helix-turn-helix domain-containing protein, protein MERVLLTAEEVAEALHIGRCTVYDLIRTGQLRSFKIGKLRRIPVDALHEYARRMLDEEGDVA, encoded by the coding sequence ATGGAACGCGTACTACTGACCGCCGAGGAGGTCGCCGAAGCCCTCCACATCGGCCGCTGCACCGTCTACGACCTGATCCGCACCGGACAACTCCGATCCTTCAAGATCGGCAAGCTCCGCCGCATCCCCGTCGACGCCCTCCACGAGTACGCCCGCCGCATGCTCGACGAGGAAGGCGACGTGGCATGA
- a CDS encoding N-terminal phage integrase SAM-like domain-containing protein — translation MSGRNINGEGSVYQRKDGRWVAAAYVPVVGGSVRRQALYAKTRAEASELLDRAEKHIPVAPTSLTVAGYLDEWLIHVRQHVRATTWEAYERNVRLYLIPRIGRKKLTRLTVRDVRLMIDALRAEGIGARTIQYVHATLRAALEHAYREELVSRN, via the coding sequence ATGAGCGGCCGCAACATCAACGGCGAGGGCAGCGTCTACCAACGCAAGGATGGACGGTGGGTCGCCGCCGCCTACGTGCCCGTTGTCGGTGGGAGCGTCCGCCGGCAAGCCCTCTACGCCAAGACCCGCGCGGAGGCGAGCGAGCTGCTGGACCGAGCCGAGAAGCACATCCCGGTGGCTCCCACGAGCCTGACTGTGGCGGGCTACCTCGACGAGTGGTTGATCCACGTCAGGCAGCACGTGCGGGCGACGACCTGGGAGGCGTACGAGCGCAATGTTCGGCTCTACCTCATACCTCGCATCGGCAGGAAGAAGCTCACCCGGCTCACTGTGCGTGATGTGCGGCTGATGATCGACGCTCTACGGGCAGAGGGCATTGGGGCCCGCACGATCCAGTATGTGCACGCCACCTTGCGGGCTGCTCTCGAACACGCCTATCGGGAGGAGTTGGTCAGTCGCAACTAG
- a CDS encoding site-specific integrase, translating into MHALWVLLLMLGLRRSEACGLRWEHIDFVARTLQIVQTVQRVDGKLRELPTKPRRSNRTVPLPPRVLFALARHHRHLQEHYGAPGQPWPPEGYVFGTRHGTPLDPRNLTRMWSELCADHGIRVVPLHGLRHTCVSLLLALGVHPRIVMEIVGHSAMEMTMNVYGHVNLEAQRSALDHLDEQLS; encoded by the coding sequence TTGCACGCGCTGTGGGTACTGCTGCTCATGCTCGGTCTGCGTCGTAGTGAGGCGTGCGGGTTGCGCTGGGAGCACATCGACTTCGTCGCCCGCACGCTGCAGATCGTCCAGACCGTTCAGCGGGTGGACGGAAAGCTCCGGGAGTTGCCCACAAAGCCTCGACGCTCGAACCGTACGGTGCCCCTGCCACCGCGAGTGCTCTTCGCCCTTGCCCGGCACCATCGCCACTTGCAGGAGCACTACGGGGCTCCGGGTCAACCTTGGCCACCAGAGGGGTACGTCTTCGGTACACGCCATGGGACTCCGCTGGATCCTCGGAACCTGACCCGCATGTGGAGCGAACTGTGCGCCGACCACGGCATCCGCGTTGTGCCCCTGCACGGCCTCCGCCACACCTGCGTGAGCTTGTTGCTCGCGCTCGGCGTACACCCGCGGATCGTGATGGAGATCGTCGGTCACAGCGCCATGGAGATGACCATGAACGTCTACGGCCACGTGAACCTGGAGGCTCAGCGCAGCGCGCTCGACCACCTCGACGAGCAGCTCTCATGA
- a CDS encoding MFS transporter yields MTATSSSPAAHRRTFHHALANTLVASVVNATVWFAVTFWVYLETRSVFATGVVAGMFLGLTALSGVWFGGLVDRYRKRNVMLGSSAVSLVLYGASLVVYLAAGPEPFRDPASPVLWGLVLLLMSGVIVGNIRGIAMSTVVTLLVPESGRDRANGMVGTTTGVSFLVTSVISGLLIGLSGMLSVILVALALTAAVIVHLTALSIPEVRAVRTAGDDSHRTDLRGTIALVAAVPGLLALIAFSTINNFLGGILMALADPYGLSLVSVEVWGLLFGVLSTGFIIGGLLISKRGLGSNPVRTLLLANLVLWSVCSVFALRSSIVLLAVGFFIYLCVVPYAEASEQTVLQKVVPFERQGRVFGFAQSVEQAASPLTAFLISPIAQFVFVPFMTTGAGAEVLGPWFGTGPERGLALLFTIAGILGLILTLVAFASRHYRRLSRRYLEGAEQAAPVEPAAEPGGRELAAA; encoded by the coding sequence ATGACCGCCACGAGCAGCTCCCCCGCAGCGCACCGCCGCACCTTCCACCACGCACTGGCCAACACGCTCGTGGCGTCCGTCGTCAACGCCACCGTGTGGTTCGCGGTGACGTTCTGGGTCTACCTCGAGACGCGCTCGGTGTTCGCGACCGGCGTCGTCGCCGGCATGTTCCTCGGCCTCACGGCGCTCTCCGGGGTGTGGTTCGGCGGTCTGGTCGACCGCTACCGCAAGCGGAACGTGATGCTCGGCTCGAGCGCGGTGTCGCTGGTGCTGTACGGGGCGAGCCTCGTGGTCTACCTCGCGGCCGGGCCGGAGCCCTTCCGCGACCCGGCGAGCCCCGTGCTGTGGGGCCTCGTGCTCCTGCTGATGAGCGGCGTGATCGTCGGCAACATCCGCGGCATCGCGATGTCCACGGTCGTCACGCTGCTGGTGCCCGAGTCCGGGCGGGACCGCGCCAACGGGATGGTCGGGACCACCACCGGCGTCTCGTTCCTCGTGACCTCGGTGATCAGCGGCCTGCTGATCGGGCTGTCGGGCATGCTGTCGGTGATCCTCGTGGCGCTCGCGCTCACCGCCGCCGTGATCGTGCACCTCACGGCGCTGTCGATCCCCGAGGTGCGCGCCGTCCGGACGGCGGGTGACGACTCGCACCGCACCGACCTGCGCGGCACCATCGCCCTCGTCGCCGCGGTGCCCGGCCTGCTCGCCCTGATCGCGTTCTCGACGATCAACAACTTCCTCGGCGGGATCCTCATGGCGCTGGCGGACCCCTACGGTCTGTCGCTGGTGTCGGTCGAGGTGTGGGGGCTGCTCTTCGGTGTGCTGAGCACGGGGTTCATCATCGGTGGCCTCCTCATCAGCAAGCGAGGGCTCGGCAGCAACCCGGTGCGGACCCTGCTGCTGGCCAACCTCGTGCTCTGGAGCGTCTGCAGCGTCTTCGCGCTGCGGTCCTCGATCGTCCTGCTCGCGGTCGGGTTCTTCATCTACCTGTGCGTCGTGCCCTACGCCGAGGCATCCGAACAGACCGTGCTGCAGAAGGTCGTGCCCTTCGAGCGGCAGGGCCGGGTCTTCGGGTTCGCGCAGAGCGTGGAGCAGGCCGCGTCACCGCTGACCGCGTTCCTGATCAGCCCGATCGCCCAGTTCGTGTTCGTGCCGTTCATGACCACCGGAGCGGGCGCCGAGGTGCTGGGTCCGTGGTTCGGCACCGGACCCGAACGCGGTCTCGCGCTGCTGTTCACGATCGCGGGCATCCTCGGCCTGATCCTCACGCTGGTGGCGTTCGCCTCCCGCCACTACCGGCGCCTGTCGCGCCGCTACCTGGAGGGCGCGGAGCAGGCGGCGCCCGTCGAGCCGGCCGCGGAGCCCGGAGGCCGCGAGCTCGCCGCGGCGTGA
- a CDS encoding CGNR zinc finger domain-containing protein — MCSEIADLLPDEPLPVRLMNTVWADRHGRHDDLETVDGLREWLRRTGLAGADEAGPDDLAAFRRLRDAARRIAAHVTGDERPAATAGSGELASALADLNADAASCAPALVPDGGGLALRWHPGPRETDRSRAELALAAARLFTDEEAGLLRACGGPGCVLYYLKDHPRRGWCSAGCGNRARVARHYDRHRARRDR; from the coding sequence GTGTGCTCCGAGATCGCCGACCTGCTGCCGGACGAGCCGCTGCCGGTCCGGCTCATGAACACCGTGTGGGCCGATCGGCACGGCCGCCACGACGACCTGGAGACCGTCGACGGGCTGCGGGAGTGGCTGCGGCGGACCGGACTCGCCGGTGCGGACGAGGCCGGACCCGACGACCTCGCCGCGTTCCGGCGGCTCCGGGACGCGGCGCGCCGGATCGCGGCGCACGTCACCGGGGACGAGCGCCCTGCGGCGACCGCGGGATCAGGCGAGCTCGCCTCCGCGCTCGCCGACCTCAACGCGGACGCCGCGTCCTGCGCACCTGCGCTGGTGCCGGACGGCGGCGGCCTCGCGCTCAGGTGGCACCCCGGCCCGCGGGAGACCGACCGTTCGCGTGCGGAGCTCGCGCTCGCAGCGGCCCGGCTGTTCACCGACGAGGAGGCAGGGCTGCTGCGGGCCTGCGGGGGCCCGGGTTGCGTCCTGTACTACCTGAAGGACCACCCCCGGCGGGGGTGGTGCTCGGCGGGCTGCGGCAACCGGGCGCGGGTGGCCCGCCACTACGACCGGCACCGGGCGCGGCGCGACCGATGA
- a CDS encoding VOC family protein produces MAFKTGHVALNVTDLARSTAFYRTVFSFDVLGERTDGEQRFALLGQDGALVLALWQQSAGTFATDRPGLHHLSFEVADIEAVRRAEAVLRGLDVTFAYDGIVPHGEGASSGGVFFSDPDGVRLEIYAPTGADVAPAPTPAAPTCGFF; encoded by the coding sequence GTGGCCTTCAAGACCGGGCACGTCGCGCTGAACGTCACCGACCTGGCGCGCTCGACCGCCTTCTACCGCACGGTCTTCTCGTTCGACGTCCTCGGCGAGCGCACCGACGGCGAGCAGCGTTTCGCACTCCTGGGCCAGGACGGCGCGCTCGTGCTCGCCCTCTGGCAGCAGAGCGCCGGCACGTTCGCCACCGACCGCCCCGGGCTGCACCACCTGTCGTTCGAGGTGGCGGACATCGAGGCCGTGCGCCGGGCGGAGGCGGTGCTGCGCGGGCTGGACGTCACGTTCGCCTACGACGGGATCGTCCCGCACGGCGAGGGCGCCTCGTCCGGGGGCGTCTTCTTCAGCGACCCGGACGGCGTCCGGCTCGAGATCTACGCCCCGACCGGCGCCGATGTCGCGCCCGCACCCACACCCGCCGCTCCCACCTGCGGGTTCTTCTGA
- a CDS encoding pyridoxamine 5'-phosphate oxidase family protein produces MDHPGERAVQRRAGFPDRPWGTARVGAPVPPVAADFLRRQRLVVIGAATPDGAMWAGALTGPPGFVTAPDEQTVAARRTPVPGDPLADVFATEHDVGMLAIEPASRRRMRVNGRARQVDGLLVVHTEQVYANCPKYIQARDIEAHVATDPGDAVQSDRLSPDQQAWIAAADTFFVATHAPGLGADASHRGGRPGFVTVAGERNLSWPDYFGNSMYMTLGNLELDPRAGLLFLDWEQGRSLQLTGRASVDWDPERAAREPGAQRLVDFEVERVVQIDGAVPLRWTPPQYSKFNPAR; encoded by the coding sequence GTGGACCATCCGGGCGAGCGGGCGGTGCAGCGCCGGGCCGGGTTCCCGGACCGGCCGTGGGGCACGGCCAGGGTCGGCGCGCCCGTGCCGCCGGTGGCGGCCGACTTCCTGCGCCGGCAGCGGCTGGTCGTGATCGGCGCCGCGACACCGGACGGGGCGATGTGGGCAGGCGCCCTGACCGGGCCGCCGGGGTTCGTCACGGCCCCCGACGAGCAGACGGTCGCGGCGCGGCGGACACCCGTGCCCGGCGACCCACTCGCGGACGTGTTCGCGACCGAGCACGACGTCGGCATGCTCGCGATCGAGCCGGCGAGCCGGCGCCGGATGCGGGTCAACGGCCGCGCCCGCCAGGTGGACGGGCTGCTCGTCGTGCACACGGAGCAGGTGTACGCGAACTGCCCGAAGTACATCCAGGCCCGCGACATCGAGGCGCACGTGGCCACCGACCCGGGCGACGCCGTGCAGTCCGACCGGCTGTCCCCCGACCAGCAGGCCTGGATCGCCGCGGCCGACACGTTCTTCGTCGCCACGCACGCTCCGGGGTTGGGCGCGGACGCGTCGCACCGCGGCGGCCGTCCCGGGTTCGTGACGGTGGCCGGCGAGCGGAACCTGAGCTGGCCCGACTACTTCGGCAACTCCATGTACATGACGCTCGGCAACCTCGAGCTCGACCCGCGCGCCGGGCTGCTGTTCCTCGACTGGGAGCAGGGTCGGTCCCTCCAGCTCACCGGACGCGCGTCGGTCGACTGGGACCCGGAGCGCGCCGCTCGCGAGCCGGGCGCCCAGCGCCTCGTCGACTTCGAGGTCGAGCGGGTCGTGCAGATCGACGGCGCCGTGCCGCTGCGCTGGACACCGCCGCAGTACTCGAAGTTCAACCCCGCGCGGTGA
- the yjfF gene encoding galactofuranose ABC transporter, permease protein YjfF, translated as MTALAERARAVKSIPTRFLPVVVTFALFVLMFAGGSLRYDSFASGQVLLNLLIDNSFLVVLAVGMTFVILTGGIDLSVGSVVALSTMVASALLRAGWSPVVVMLMVLLGGAIFGLAMGAVIHYLDIQPFIVTLAGMFLARGLCYVIDLQSISINDPLFRTIAQTAVPLGDDLFVSPSAVVALVVVAVAVYVLHMTRFGRTVYAVGGSQQSAMLMGLRVAQARVGVYVISGACSALAGLLFTFYMLSGYSLHAVGMELDAIAAVVIGGTLLTGGSGFVLGSVLGVLVLGTIQTILSFEGTLSSWWSRIVIGLLLLVFVVLQRVLARRSAAAT; from the coding sequence ATGACCGCGCTCGCCGAGCGCGCTCGCGCCGTGAAGAGCATCCCCACCCGCTTCCTCCCCGTGGTGGTCACGTTCGCGCTGTTCGTGCTGATGTTCGCCGGGGGGAGCCTGCGCTACGACTCGTTCGCGTCCGGCCAGGTGCTGCTCAACCTGCTGATCGACAACTCGTTCCTGGTGGTGCTCGCGGTCGGGATGACGTTCGTGATCCTCACCGGGGGCATCGACCTGTCGGTCGGGTCGGTCGTCGCGCTGTCCACGATGGTGGCTTCCGCGCTGCTGCGGGCCGGCTGGTCACCGGTTGTCGTGATGCTCATGGTGCTCCTGGGCGGCGCGATCTTCGGGCTCGCGATGGGCGCGGTGATCCACTACCTGGACATCCAGCCGTTCATCGTCACGCTCGCCGGCATGTTCCTCGCGAGGGGCCTGTGCTACGTGATCGACCTGCAGTCGATCTCGATCAACGACCCGCTGTTCCGGACGATCGCGCAGACCGCGGTGCCGCTGGGCGACGACCTGTTCGTCAGCCCGAGCGCCGTCGTCGCGCTCGTGGTGGTCGCCGTGGCGGTCTACGTCCTGCACATGACCCGCTTCGGGCGCACGGTCTACGCCGTCGGCGGCAGCCAGCAGTCGGCGATGCTCATGGGGTTGCGGGTGGCGCAGGCGCGGGTGGGCGTCTACGTGATCAGCGGGGCGTGCTCGGCGCTCGCCGGCCTGCTCTTCACCTTCTACATGCTCTCCGGCTACAGCCTGCACGCCGTGGGCATGGAGCTGGACGCGATCGCCGCGGTCGTCATCGGCGGCACCCTGCTCACCGGCGGCTCCGGGTTCGTGCTCGGGTCCGTGCTCGGGGTGCTCGTACTCGGCACGATCCAGACGATCCTCTCGTTCGAGGGCACCCTCAGCTCGTGGTGGTCCCGGATCGTGATCGGGCTCCTGCTGCTGGTGTTCGTGGTGCTGCAACGGGTGCTGGCGAGGCGGAGCGCGGCCGCGACCTAG
- a CDS encoding ABC transporter permease, which produces MRELLRKPIWPLVALLLLNLAVTPSFFAVRVQDGRLYGSLVDILHNGAPLALTALGMTLVIATRGIDLSVGAVVAISGAVICTWIAGSPDPASPGAALAGIGLALALAVALGAWNGFLVARLGIQPIIATLVLMTAGRGLAQLVTDGQIVTVNNATFSGIGGSALLTVPLTVIVAAAVYALVALVTRRTALGTLVEAVGINPEASRLAGVRSRSIVWTVYVFAAFCAAVAGLMISANVHAADANNAGLWLELDAILAVVIGGTSLAGGRYSIAGTLLGALTIQTLTTTIYSVGIPPEVSLVFKAVVVILVFLAQAPKVQALLTRRRRRDEAVPPAAPPAAPVEAAPAETSAAETTGTSR; this is translated from the coding sequence GTGCGTGAGCTCCTGCGCAAGCCGATCTGGCCGCTCGTCGCGCTGCTGCTGCTCAACCTGGCGGTGACGCCGAGCTTCTTCGCCGTGCGGGTGCAGGACGGCAGGCTCTACGGGAGCCTCGTGGACATCCTGCACAACGGTGCCCCGCTGGCGCTCACCGCGCTCGGGATGACGCTGGTGATCGCCACCCGCGGGATCGACCTGTCCGTCGGCGCCGTCGTCGCGATCTCCGGGGCCGTGATCTGCACCTGGATCGCGGGCAGCCCCGACCCGGCGAGCCCGGGCGCCGCGCTCGCCGGCATCGGGCTCGCGCTCGCACTGGCGGTCGCGCTCGGGGCGTGGAACGGGTTCCTCGTCGCCCGCCTCGGGATCCAGCCGATCATCGCGACGCTGGTGCTGATGACGGCGGGCCGAGGCCTCGCCCAGCTCGTGACCGACGGCCAGATCGTCACCGTCAACAACGCCACCTTCTCCGGCATCGGCGGGAGCGCACTGCTCACCGTGCCGCTCACGGTGATCGTGGCCGCCGCGGTGTACGCGCTGGTCGCGCTCGTCACCCGGCGCACCGCGCTCGGCACGCTCGTCGAGGCCGTTGGCATCAATCCGGAGGCCAGCCGGCTCGCCGGCGTGCGGTCGCGAAGCATCGTCTGGACCGTCTACGTCTTCGCCGCGTTCTGCGCCGCCGTCGCCGGCCTGATGATCAGCGCGAACGTCCACGCGGCCGACGCCAACAACGCGGGCCTGTGGCTGGAGCTGGACGCGATCCTCGCCGTCGTCATCGGGGGCACCTCGCTCGCCGGCGGCAGGTACTCGATCGCCGGCACCCTGCTCGGCGCGCTCACCATCCAGACGCTCACCACCACGATCTACTCGGTCGGCATCCCGCCGGAGGTCTCCCTCGTGTTCAAGGCGGTCGTCGTGATCCTGGTGTTCCTGGCCCAGGCGCCGAAGGTGCAGGCGCTGCTCACGCGCCGCCGCCGTCGGGACGAGGCCGTGCCGCCGGCAGCGCCGCCCGCCGCCCCGGTGGAGGCCGCCCCCGCCGAGACCAGTGCCGCCGAGACCACGGGGACCTCCCGATGA
- a CDS encoding sugar ABC transporter ATP-binding protein has protein sequence MTGISVAFGPVQALDSVDLRLYPGEVHALMGENGAGKSTLIKALTGVHPVDAGQIQVQGEPVAFSGPAAAQAAGISTVYQEVNLCPNLSVAENLLLGREPRRAGRIDWRGARRRATEVLGRLHLDLDPSSPLGAHPIAQQQLVAIARAVEVDARVLVLDEPTSSLDASEVEELFRVVRRLRDDGVAILFVSHFIEQVYEISDRMTVLRNGRRVGEYRTAEISRRQLVSAMVGRELEVLERLDRAPAAPADEEEPPVLEAVGLGRRGAIEPVDLVVRPGEVVGLAGLLGSGRTELARLLFGADRADHGEIAVDGRPVRIRSPRAAIDAGIAFSSEDRKAGGVVGDLSVRDNIVLAMQASRGWMRRIPGRKQDELARRWIELLDIRPTDPDALLRNLSGGNQQKVLLARWLITQPRLLILDEPTRGIDVGAKAQIQALVAEQAREGTAVVFISAELDEVVRLSDRVLVLRDRRPVAELAGEDVEMEHVMELIATGGEAGA, from the coding sequence ATGACCGGCATCTCCGTCGCGTTCGGGCCGGTGCAGGCACTCGACTCGGTCGACCTGCGGCTGTACCCGGGTGAGGTGCACGCGCTGATGGGCGAGAACGGCGCCGGCAAGTCGACGCTGATCAAGGCCCTCACCGGCGTGCACCCGGTGGACGCGGGGCAGATCCAGGTTCAGGGCGAACCGGTGGCGTTCAGCGGGCCGGCCGCGGCCCAGGCCGCCGGGATCAGCACGGTCTACCAGGAGGTGAACCTGTGTCCGAACCTGTCGGTCGCGGAGAACCTCCTGCTGGGCCGCGAGCCGCGCCGCGCCGGTCGCATCGACTGGCGCGGTGCCCGGCGACGGGCCACCGAGGTGCTGGGACGGTTGCACCTGGACCTCGACCCGTCCTCCCCGCTCGGCGCGCACCCGATCGCCCAGCAGCAGCTGGTGGCGATCGCGCGCGCCGTCGAGGTGGACGCCCGGGTGCTCGTTCTCGACGAGCCAACGTCCAGCCTGGACGCGAGCGAGGTCGAGGAGCTCTTCCGGGTGGTCCGCCGGCTGCGTGACGACGGCGTGGCGATCCTGTTCGTCTCGCACTTCATCGAGCAGGTCTACGAGATCTCCGACCGGATGACGGTGCTGCGCAACGGCAGGCGCGTCGGCGAGTACCGCACCGCGGAGATCTCGCGCAGGCAACTGGTGTCCGCGATGGTCGGGCGCGAGCTCGAGGTCCTGGAACGCCTCGATCGCGCGCCGGCCGCACCCGCCGACGAGGAGGAGCCGCCCGTCCTCGAGGCCGTCGGGCTGGGGCGCAGGGGAGCGATCGAGCCGGTCGACCTCGTGGTGCGTCCCGGCGAGGTCGTCGGGCTGGCCGGCCTGCTCGGCAGCGGGCGCACCGAGCTGGCCCGGCTGCTGTTCGGCGCCGACCGCGCCGATCACGGCGAGATCGCCGTGGACGGGCGACCGGTCCGGATCCGCAGCCCGCGCGCCGCGATCGACGCCGGCATCGCGTTCAGCTCGGAGGACCGCAAGGCGGGCGGTGTGGTGGGCGACCTGTCGGTGCGCGACAACATCGTGCTCGCCATGCAGGCGTCCCGCGGATGGATGCGCCGCATCCCCGGCCGCAAGCAGGACGAGCTGGCCCGGCGCTGGATCGAGCTGCTCGACATCCGGCCGACCGACCCGGACGCGCTCCTGCGCAACCTGTCGGGCGGCAACCAGCAGAAGGTCCTGCTGGCCAGGTGGCTGATCACCCAGCCGCGCCTGCTCATCCTCGACGAGCCCACCCGCGGCATCGACGTCGGCGCGAAGGCCCAGATCCAGGCGCTCGTGGCCGAGCAGGCCCGCGAGGGCACGGCGGTCGTGTTCATCTCCGCGGAGCTGGACGAGGTGGTCCGCCTGTCCGACCGGGTGCTGGTGCTGCGCGACCGCAGGCCCGTCGCGGAGCTCGCGGGGGAGGACGTCGAGATGGAGCACGTGATGGAGCTGATCGCGACAGGGGGTGAGGCCGGTGCGTGA
- a CDS encoding ABC transporter substrate-binding protein encodes MTLPALRKRVAALAITAAAALVLAACGGGGEAGGGGGGSAPADGGEKITLGFSQVGAESGWRTANTKSVQDSAAAAGIELKFSDAQQKQENQIKAIRSFIQQRVNVIAFSPVVESGWDTVLMEAKRANIPVILTDRAVDSPDTSLYKTFLGSDFIEEGKKAGEWLLKNVDASAGPVNIVELQGTTGSAPAIDRQQGFADVIAQNPNYKVIASQTGDFTRSGGKQVMEAFLKANPDIDVLYAHNDDMGLGAIEAIEAAGKVPGQDIKIITVDAVKDGMQALADGKINFIVECNPLLGPQLMELVKKVVAGEEVPARVVTQETTFDTAAAKAALPDRQY; translated from the coding sequence ATGACGTTGCCCGCGCTCCGGAAGCGGGTCGCTGCTCTCGCGATCACGGCGGCGGCCGCGCTGGTGCTGGCCGCCTGCGGTGGTGGCGGTGAGGCCGGTGGTGGTGGCGGTGGCTCCGCTCCCGCGGACGGTGGGGAGAAGATCACGCTCGGCTTCTCGCAGGTCGGGGCCGAGAGCGGGTGGCGCACGGCGAACACGAAGTCCGTGCAGGACTCCGCCGCCGCCGCCGGCATCGAGCTCAAGTTCTCCGACGCGCAGCAGAAGCAGGAGAACCAGATCAAGGCGATCCGCTCGTTCATCCAGCAGCGGGTCAACGTGATCGCGTTCAGCCCGGTCGTGGAGTCGGGCTGGGACACGGTGCTGATGGAGGCCAAGCGGGCCAACATCCCGGTGATCCTCACCGACCGTGCGGTCGACTCGCCCGACACCTCGCTCTACAAGACCTTCCTCGGCTCGGACTTCATCGAGGAGGGCAAGAAGGCGGGGGAGTGGCTCCTGAAGAACGTCGACGCGTCCGCCGGGCCGGTGAACATCGTGGAGCTGCAGGGCACCACGGGCTCGGCCCCCGCGATCGACCGGCAGCAGGGCTTCGCCGACGTGATCGCCCAGAACCCGAACTACAAGGTCATCGCGTCGCAGACCGGTGACTTCACACGCTCGGGCGGCAAGCAGGTCATGGAGGCGTTCCTGAAGGCGAACCCGGACATCGACGTCCTGTACGCCCACAACGACGACATGGGCCTGGGCGCGATCGAGGCGATCGAGGCGGCCGGCAAGGTTCCCGGCCAGGACATCAAGATCATCACGGTGGACGCGGTCAAGGACGGCATGCAGGCCCTCGCCGACGGGAAGATCAACTTCATCGTCGAGTGCAACCCGCTGCTCGGCCCGCAGCTGATGGAACTGGTCAAGAAGGTCGTCGCGGGCGAGGAGGTGCCGGCGCGCGTCGTCACCCAGGAGACGACGTTCGACACGGCCGCCGCCAAGGCCGCGCTGCCCGACCGCCAGTACTGA
- a CDS encoding glutamine synthetase family protein — protein MSTYPMPVLADEELAAARARLVDAEVRLLSGSVVDPAGVIRAKHVPTARADAFHVNGMGASPSWNVFCVDNAIAFTPRFGVVGDLRLRADLVALRVLGGGLAWAPAEMFDQDGTPAPVCTRGLLRRTVAGLGERGLDAQVGCELEMVLTPRSGPGWNAYGLGALLDVEPFVLDLLAAADRAGLPIEQVHAEYGDSQLELSISPTDPLTAADHVVLARLIACRVARSHDVAVSFSPLPFAGGSGNGAHQHLSLFLNGAPLLSGGRGPYGLTDDGSATIGGIVAGLPELTAVFAGSVLSAHRLQPGHWSGAYACWGCENREAAVRLCAATAGNPHGASVELKCIDPSTNPYLATAVFLGLALEGLAGAAPLPPEVTVAPAALTREESERTGAVRLPADQSAALDALEGSELAGRLLGEELLEALLAVRRHEVETYGGQDVEAVAETLRYAWSA, from the coding sequence GTGAGCACGTACCCGATGCCGGTCCTCGCCGACGAGGAGCTGGCCGCGGCCCGGGCCCGGCTCGTGGACGCCGAGGTCCGGCTGCTCTCCGGCTCGGTGGTCGACCCGGCCGGGGTGATCCGGGCGAAGCACGTGCCGACAGCACGGGCGGACGCGTTCCACGTCAACGGCATGGGCGCCTCACCGAGCTGGAACGTGTTCTGCGTCGACAACGCCATCGCGTTCACCCCGCGGTTCGGGGTGGTCGGTGACCTGCGGCTGCGCGCCGACCTCGTCGCCCTCCGCGTGCTCGGCGGCGGGCTCGCGTGGGCGCCCGCCGAGATGTTCGACCAGGACGGCACACCCGCCCCGGTCTGCACCCGGGGGCTGCTGCGCAGGACGGTGGCCGGGCTCGGCGAGCGGGGCCTCGACGCGCAGGTCGGGTGCGAGCTGGAGATGGTGCTCACGCCGCGTAGCGGTCCGGGCTGGAACGCATACGGCCTGGGCGCCCTGCTGGACGTCGAGCCGTTCGTGCTCGACCTCCTCGCCGCCGCCGACCGCGCCGGCCTCCCGATCGAGCAGGTCCACGCCGAGTACGGCGACAGCCAGCTCGAGCTCTCGATCAGCCCGACCGATCCGCTCACGGCGGCCGACCACGTCGTGCTGGCCCGCCTGATCGCCTGCCGCGTGGCCCGCAGCCACGACGTCGCGGTGTCGTTCTCGCCGCTGCCGTTCGCGGGCGGCAGCGGGAACGGGGCGCACCAGCACCTCTCGCTGTTCCTCAACGGGGCGCCGCTCCTCTCCGGTGGCCGCGGGCCCTACGGGCTGACCGACGACGGGAGCGCCACGATCGGCGGGATCGTCGCCGGGCTGCCCGAGCTCACCGCGGTGTTCGCCGGGTCCGTGCTGTCCGCGCACCGGCTCCAGCCGGGGCACTGGTCCGGCGCGTACGCCTGCTGGGGGTGCGAGAACCGCGAGGCGGCGGTGCGCCTCTGCGCGGCGACGGCCGGCAATCCGCACGGCGCGAGCGTGGAGCTCAAGTGCATCGACCCGTCCACGAACCCGTACCTCGCCACCGCCGTGTTCCTCGGGCTCGCGCTGGAGGGCCTCGCGGGCGCCGCGCCGCTGCCGCCCGAGGTCACCGTGGCGCCCGCGGCGCTGACCCGCGAGGAGTCGGAGCGCACCGGCGCCGTACGGCTCCCGGCGGACCAGTCCGCCGCGCTGGACGCGCTGGAGGGCTCGGAGCTCGCCGGCCGGCTGCTCGGGGAGGAGCTGCTCGAAGCGCTCCTCGCCGTGCGCCGCCACGAGGTCGAGACGTACGGCGGGCAGGACGTGGAGGCGGTGGCCGAGACGCTGCGGTACGCCTGGTCCGCCTGA